In a genomic window of Nodosilinea sp. E11:
- a CDS encoding helix-turn-helix transcriptional regulator, translating into MSGQSQQATLMDLRTRAGLTRREVANALGITEKTVYVWETSDNPPKMTVYQVQKLLEILSCTLDELAIATTK; encoded by the coding sequence ATGTCTGGCCAAAGTCAGCAAGCCACGCTGATGGATTTGCGTACCCGTGCAGGTTTGACCCGCCGCGAGGTGGCAAATGCACTAGGAATTACCGAAAAAACGGTCTACGTATGGGAAACCAGCGATAATCCGCCCAAAATGACGGTTTATCAGGTTCAAAAGCTATTGGAGATTCTTAGCTGTACGTTGGATGAGTTAGCGATCGCTACGACGAAGTAG
- a CDS encoding IS5 family transposase, producing MSKAYTSNLTRDQFELIEPLLPAAKPGGRPRSVCLWAVLNAIFYLVAQGCSWRDLPGDFPAWQTVYTYYRNWVKDGTWDALHDRPESPSEVILDSQSVAAAPMVHRSVGDDVAKATKGRKRHLVVDTLGLMMAVVVTAASVPERAGGQQALQKLHQMGERAARVYLVWTDGGYSGPIFLQWVMDTLGWIVHVVLRPQESKGFVLLKKRWVVERTFGWWRWSRRLVQDYEQLPENAEAMLHIAMIRIMLRRLA from the coding sequence ATGAGTAAAGCCTACACCAGCAATTTGACTCGTGACCAGTTTGAGTTGATTGAGCCGCTACTGCCAGCGGCGAAGCCGGGAGGACGACCCCGAAGCGTTTGTCTGTGGGCCGTGCTCAATGCCATTTTCTATCTGGTGGCTCAAGGGTGTAGTTGGCGGGACTTGCCCGGCGACTTTCCGGCGTGGCAAACGGTGTACACCTACTACCGTAACTGGGTCAAAGACGGTACCTGGGATGCTCTCCATGACCGTCCCGAGAGCCCGTCGGAAGTGATTTTGGACAGTCAAAGCGTTGCCGCCGCACCGATGGTGCATCGCTCAGTGGGCGATGACGTGGCCAAAGCGACCAAAGGACGAAAGCGACATCTGGTGGTCGATACCCTGGGCTTGATGATGGCCGTTGTGGTCACCGCCGCTAGCGTTCCCGAACGAGCCGGAGGTCAACAGGCCCTGCAAAAGCTCCATCAGATGGGTGAACGGGCAGCACGGGTCTATCTAGTCTGGACCGACGGCGGGTATAGCGGCCCCATCTTTTTGCAATGGGTCATGGATACCTTGGGTTGGATTGTCCACGTCGTCTTGCGACCTCAAGAATCGAAGGGTTTTGTCTTGCTCAAAAAACGCTGGGTGGTCGAGCGCACCTTTGGCTGGTGGCGCTGGTCTCGTCGCCTGGTTCAGGATTATGAGCAGCTGCCTGAAAACGCCGAAGCGATGCTCCACATTGCCATGATTCGCATTATGCTCAGGCGCTTGGCCTAA
- the msrA gene encoding peptide-methionine (S)-S-oxide reductase MsrA, with translation MTATAELATFGAGCFWGVEAAFRKLDGVIDTSVGYMGGHFENPCYLDVLSRITGHAEVCQVQFDPAEISYDALLDTFWRIHDPTSLNRQGADRGEQYRSVIFCHTPEQGKAARLAKNTLQDSGHYPQPIVTQIEPASAYWLASAEHQRYFG, from the coding sequence ATGACCGCTACTGCTGAACTCGCCACCTTTGGGGCCGGATGCTTTTGGGGCGTAGAAGCCGCCTTTCGCAAACTCGACGGCGTAATCGACACCTCCGTCGGCTACATGGGCGGCCACTTCGAGAACCCCTGCTACCTCGACGTGCTCTCTCGCATCACCGGCCACGCCGAAGTCTGTCAGGTGCAGTTTGACCCCGCCGAGATTTCCTACGACGCTCTGCTCGATACCTTTTGGCGCATCCACGACCCCACCAGCCTCAACCGCCAGGGGGCCGATCGCGGCGAGCAGTACCGCTCGGTAATTTTTTGCCACACCCCCGAGCAAGGCAAAGCCGCCCGCCTGGCCAAAAACACCCTGCAAGACTCGGGCCACTATCCCCAGCCCATCGTCACCCAGATCGAACCCGCCAGTGCCTACTGGCTTGCCTCAGCAGAACACCAGCGATACTTTGGTTAA
- the gshB gene encoding glutathione synthase: MKIAFIIDPIHRLDPGHDTSVAMMEAAQIRGHEVWIMAASALSVVAGKALALMHPVKLTPVQLVDGLWAAATPWFELGDAVQRPLEDMDAVFMRTDPPVTVPYLYATYILDYVDPAKTKVINAPSGLRAANEKMYALQFTEAIPETIVSQSKAAIRETVERWGAAVLKPLGGKAGEGILFLQAGDRNLNSMVEISTQQGREPVMVQTYLPAAKDGDKRIILLNGEPIGAVNRIPTGSEFRGNMAVGGRVAKADITDRELDICRQLAPTLIRDGLYFVGIDVIGGFLTEVNVTSPTGIREVDRLDDVRLGDQVIAWVEQG, from the coding sequence GTGAAGATTGCATTCATTATCGACCCCATCCACCGCCTTGACCCCGGCCACGACACCAGCGTTGCCATGATGGAAGCGGCCCAGATTCGTGGCCACGAGGTTTGGATTATGGCCGCCAGTGCCCTAAGTGTGGTGGCAGGCAAGGCGCTGGCGCTGATGCACCCGGTTAAGCTGACTCCCGTGCAGCTTGTCGATGGGCTTTGGGCCGCTGCCACTCCCTGGTTTGAGCTGGGCGACGCGGTGCAGCGCCCCCTTGAAGATATGGATGCGGTGTTTATGCGCACCGACCCGCCCGTGACGGTGCCCTACCTCTATGCCACCTATATTCTCGACTATGTTGACCCAGCCAAAACTAAGGTGATCAATGCCCCCAGCGGGCTGCGGGCGGCAAACGAAAAAATGTATGCTCTGCAATTTACCGAGGCGATTCCCGAAACGATTGTCAGCCAGAGTAAGGCGGCGATTCGCGAGACGGTGGAGCGCTGGGGGGCGGCGGTGCTGAAGCCTCTAGGCGGCAAGGCGGGGGAAGGCATTTTGTTTTTGCAAGCAGGCGATCGCAACCTCAACTCTATGGTCGAGATCAGCACCCAGCAGGGCAGAGAGCCGGTGATGGTGCAGACCTACCTGCCCGCCGCTAAAGACGGCGACAAGCGCATTATTTTGCTCAACGGCGAACCGATTGGCGCGGTCAACCGCATTCCCACCGGCAGCGAGTTTCGCGGCAATATGGCGGTGGGGGGCCGGGTGGCCAAAGCCGACATCACCGATCGCGAACTCGATATTTGCCGCCAACTGGCCCCCACCCTGATTCGTGACGGGCTCTATTTTGTCGGTATCGATGTGATCGGCGGCTTTCTCACTGAGGTCAATGTCACCAGCCCCACCGGCATTCGCGAAGTCGATCGCCTCGACGATGTGCGCCTGGGTGATCAGGTGATCGCCTGGGTCGAGCAGGGGTAG
- a CDS encoding Uma2 family endonuclease: MFSGQIKTQTSTQSLVYDAPAMPRQRLSRKLPRKPLPQRDRNISLTPSLAERLRQEVDSDLVRTHDLSMQVKTLPNISQAERAPDLMVLTPELAESLKGSARLITLEMPNPLLVVEVVSPYSNPCDDNYRRDYIEKRQQYEQRSVPEYWIVDPTAAQITVLVQVPHDGYRGRLFRGQQRIESSGFPTLSLTVDGLFALGAK; this comes from the coding sequence ATGTTTTCAGGCCAGATCAAAACTCAGACCTCCACTCAGTCTCTGGTTTACGATGCCCCTGCCATGCCGCGACAGAGGCTGAGCCGCAAGCTACCCCGTAAGCCGTTGCCTCAACGCGATCGCAACATTTCCCTTACTCCGAGCTTGGCCGAACGCCTGAGGCAGGAGGTTGATAGCGACCTGGTTCGCACCCACGACCTGAGCATGCAGGTAAAAACTCTGCCCAACATTTCTCAAGCAGAGCGCGCTCCTGACCTGATGGTGCTCACCCCCGAATTGGCCGAAAGCCTCAAAGGTAGCGCCAGGTTGATTACCCTGGAGATGCCAAACCCACTGCTGGTGGTTGAAGTCGTCAGCCCCTACTCCAACCCCTGCGACGACAACTATCGACGCGACTACATTGAGAAGCGCCAGCAGTACGAGCAGCGCTCCGTTCCCGAATACTGGATTGTAGACCCCACCGCCGCCCAGATCACCGTGCTGGTCCAAGTACCCCACGATGGCTATCGGGGGCGATTGTTTCGAGGGCAACAACGGATCGAGTCATCGGGTTTTCCTACCTTAAGTTTGACCGTCGACGGGTTGTTTGCCCTGGGGGCTAAATAG
- a CDS encoding RidA family protein: MQRTIINTPNAPAPVGPYNQAVAVSGQMLFVSGQIALDPATGTLVGEGDVVAQTEQVIANLQAILTAAGASLDHVVKTSVFLKDMNDFGTVNEVYAKYFGGDDAPARACVEVARLPKDVAVEIECIAVL, translated from the coding sequence ATGCAACGCACCATCATCAACACCCCCAATGCCCCCGCCCCGGTCGGCCCCTACAACCAGGCGGTGGCCGTGAGCGGCCAAATGCTGTTTGTCTCGGGTCAAATTGCCCTTGATCCAGCGACTGGCACTCTAGTGGGCGAAGGCGATGTGGTAGCCCAGACCGAGCAGGTGATTGCCAATCTCCAGGCCATTCTCACCGCCGCTGGGGCCAGCCTTGACCATGTGGTCAAAACCTCGGTGTTTCTCAAAGACATGAACGACTTTGGCACCGTCAACGAGGTCTATGCCAAGTACTTCGGCGGCGATGACGCTCCGGCCCGCGCCTGTGTGGAAGTAGCGCGGCTTCCTAAGGATGTCGCCGTAGAAATCGAGTGCATTGCGGTGCTGTAG
- a CDS encoding NUDIX hydrolase translates to MTSYRNPAPTVDVIIELLHHPHRPIVLIERHNEPLGWALPGGFVDYGESVETAARREAQEETGLTITLVEQFAVYSDPARDPRKHTLSVVFLATATADPVAGDDAKTAAIINPWEPPQDLCFDHDRILRDYWQYRFYGHRPRFGTDLD, encoded by the coding sequence ATGACCTCCTACCGCAACCCTGCCCCCACCGTTGACGTCATCATTGAGCTACTGCACCACCCCCACCGGCCCATCGTGCTGATCGAGCGCCACAACGAACCCCTGGGGTGGGCGCTGCCCGGCGGCTTTGTCGACTACGGCGAAAGCGTTGAAACCGCCGCCCGCCGCGAAGCGCAAGAAGAAACCGGCCTCACCATCACCCTGGTCGAACAGTTCGCTGTCTACTCTGACCCCGCCCGCGACCCCCGTAAGCACACCCTCAGCGTCGTATTTCTCGCCACCGCTACCGCCGACCCCGTCGCTGGCGATGACGCCAAAACCGCCGCCATCATCAACCCCTGGGAACCCCCCCAAGATCTTTGCTTTGATCACGATCGCATTTTGCGCGATTATTGGCAGTACCGTTTCTACGGGCACCGGCCCCGATTTGGCACTGATTTGGATTGA
- the malQ gene encoding 4-alpha-glucanotransferase: MPFPRASGILLHPTSLPGRFGIGDLGPEAYHFVDFLAATRQQLWQVLPLGPTGHGNSPYLCYSSMAGNPLLISLEVLCDRSLLYPDELHDLEHFSPHRVNFDEIIPIKMRLLERAASRFNEIASEDDKAALEAFCAESHFWVDEFAFFMALKNAHGGAGWTDWPEPLARRDPQAMDEWREKLASDIFCQKFLQFEFHRQWQSLRQYARDRQIQIIGDIPIYVAHDSVDVWAFPHNFMLDHDTLAPALMAGVPPDYFSETGQLWGNPTYNWEELQNRDFHWWIQRITALLGYVDIIRVDHFRGLQAYWGVPAGEDTAMNGQWIDAPGTELFETVRQKLGTLPIMAEDLGLITPEVEALRDAFEFPGMKILHFAFGGSSDNPYLPCNYVPNSVVYTGTHDNDTTLGWFERMPDYERDRLMQYLGCFSDEGIHWTMIRLALMSVSNQAIVPLQDVLGYGSDCRMNTPGQSEGNWAWRYEAEALTDDMRDRLRMLTELSNRAPQGE; encoded by the coding sequence ATGCCCTTTCCCAGAGCCAGTGGCATCCTATTGCATCCCACGTCGCTGCCAGGCCGATTTGGTATTGGTGACCTGGGGCCTGAAGCCTACCACTTTGTAGATTTTTTGGCGGCTACCCGTCAGCAGCTTTGGCAGGTGCTGCCTCTGGGGCCAACGGGCCACGGCAATTCGCCTTACCTGTGCTATTCGTCTATGGCGGGCAATCCGCTGTTGATTAGTCTGGAGGTGCTGTGCGATCGCTCGCTACTGTACCCCGACGAACTGCACGACCTAGAGCACTTTTCACCCCACCGGGTAAATTTTGACGAGATCATTCCGATCAAAATGCGCCTGCTAGAGCGGGCAGCCAGCCGGTTTAACGAAATTGCCTCAGAGGACGACAAAGCGGCCCTAGAGGCATTTTGCGCAGAGAGCCATTTTTGGGTCGATGAGTTTGCCTTTTTTATGGCGCTGAAAAATGCCCACGGCGGCGCAGGCTGGACCGATTGGCCCGAGCCCCTGGCCCGACGCGACCCCCAAGCCATGGACGAATGGCGCGAAAAGCTGGCTAGCGATATTTTTTGCCAAAAATTCTTGCAGTTTGAGTTTCACCGTCAGTGGCAATCGCTGCGGCAGTATGCCCGCGATCGCCAGATTCAGATCATCGGCGATATTCCCATCTACGTAGCTCACGATAGCGTCGATGTCTGGGCGTTTCCCCACAACTTTATGCTCGACCACGACACCCTGGCCCCGGCGCTGATGGCGGGGGTGCCGCCCGACTACTTCAGCGAAACCGGGCAGCTCTGGGGCAACCCCACCTACAACTGGGAAGAACTGCAAAACCGCGATTTTCACTGGTGGATTCAGCGGATCACGGCGCTGCTGGGCTACGTCGATATCATCCGCGTTGACCACTTTCGAGGATTGCAAGCCTACTGGGGTGTGCCCGCTGGCGAAGACACCGCGATGAATGGCCAGTGGATTGATGCCCCAGGCACCGAGCTGTTTGAAACTGTGCGCCAAAAGCTAGGAACACTGCCGATTATGGCCGAAGATCTAGGCTTGATTACCCCTGAGGTAGAAGCTCTGCGGGACGCATTTGAGTTTCCGGGGATGAAAATTTTGCACTTTGCCTTTGGTGGCAGCAGCGACAACCCCTACCTGCCGTGCAACTATGTGCCCAACAGCGTGGTTTACACCGGCACCCACGACAACGACACCACCCTGGGCTGGTTTGAGCGAATGCCCGACTACGAGCGCGATCGCCTGATGCAGTATCTCGGTTGTTTCAGTGACGAAGGCATTCACTGGACGATGATTCGCCTGGCGCTGATGTCGGTATCTAACCAGGCGATTGTGCCGTTACAGGACGTGCTGGGCTATGGCAGCGACTGCCGCATGAACACCCCCGGCCAGTCGGAGGGCAACTGGGCCTGGCGCTATGAGGCCGAGGCCCTGACCGATGACATGCGCGATCGCCTGCGGATGCTGACGGAGTTGTCTAACCGAGCCCCCCAAGGCGAGTAA
- a CDS encoding CBS domain-containing protein: protein MLTVANIMTPYATTIASGATVAEAIDLMQRQQIRALLVEHRSQEMPFGMVTERDIVYTVVARGHNPEKVLVQDIMRQPCISLEPGMTIQEASQMLSDTGVQRAPVVQDGQLLGVISVTDILMRGMPATALSR from the coding sequence ATGCTAACCGTCGCTAACATCATGACCCCCTACGCCACCACCATTGCCAGCGGAGCCACCGTGGCTGAGGCCATTGACCTGATGCAGCGACAGCAAATTCGAGCCCTTTTAGTCGAGCACCGTTCCCAAGAAATGCCCTTTGGCATGGTAACCGAGCGCGATATTGTCTACACCGTTGTTGCTCGTGGCCACAATCCCGAAAAGGTGCTGGTGCAAGACATTATGCGACAGCCTTGCATCTCCCTTGAGCCTGGCATGACCATTCAGGAGGCTTCCCAGATGCTGTCAGATACGGGAGTACAGCGTGCACCGGTGGTACAGGATGGTCAGCTATTGGGGGTGATTTCTGTGACCGATATTTTGATGCGGGGGATGCCGGCAACGGCGTTGAGCCGCTAA